Sequence from the Ziziphus jujuba cultivar Dongzao chromosome 9, ASM3175591v1 genome:
actaacatggcagattcaaggatgagaagaggagatgcaccattaagaattaatgaaaaggaaTCCATAGAATTCAATGGCAATTCCCGAGCTTCGAGAAGTGGAGGTGAGCATACAgacatgatggcggtcttggagcaattacaatggatgaatgcttgctttgatcacctagatcaaaggattgATAGGTTGaaaacatcacaaggtgggccaaatttgaggcaagaattccatggtggccaaggtcgaggtcgaggaggtcatGGATGCCATAGGAATTTTTTGAAGGAGGAAATTATGGAGATAATTTGGACGAGGATTTTGAAGACAACTATGCTCTCCAAGGAAGGTAGAATTGAATTTCCAgtgttaaattcaaattttcagaGTATGCTTAGTGGTTACAACTTAGTATGATCTTCCACATCATAAATGAAAAGTATTTCATTCAtagcttttatttttcaatacgaTCTTATCGATATCGTTATGAAAGGCATACTAACTACATCAGCCTCATTTAACAgcatttaattgatttaaaggGGAAAATATATTATGCATATTCATAGTTGAaggattttttaattattttaatagtttaaataaatagttCAGGGGTAATTTGAGCTATTACcatgtataataatttttttttttataaacaaattgataattaaatattaccatCTAAAATAAATGCATTAAAAGATTTGAActcaataattttatatcagttattttgattttgtaatatttttaatttttcttattgctttccaaaatatttggataatataatattgtagccaaaatttgtaaaatttatttatattctagttgataataattttacatTAGTTTTAGttgataataattttacatTAGTTTTAGTTAATTATAGTACCATAGCACTTatcaaattaagttaaaatatttctttattaaaatataatagaattataaatataacGGTTATATTTATCCTAAgtactgatttttttttagttacaaAATTGACATTAAGGTTTAATTTGCAACAATTTACTATAGCATAGGGGTTATATGTTGTTTACACAGTTTGAGAGATTATCTGTAACTATTTAATAGTTTAGGGAAgtgatttcaatatatatatatatatacacatacaatgCGGCTTTAATAATGAATGTAACTTGAGGATATCATATAGATGTACATCATGCAACATATTTTGTGATAAACTTGACTCCAACATCATGATGTATATGCACACGATATCTTTAAATTAACATCacttgttatataaatatatatatatatatatacacatatttaagggaagttttctatatttttccctttatatataattttattttctagtctacaattgttattattatttttttatatatataattgaattacaGTTCATCTGTTCAGTTTGTTAGAAGCAATTAATGAACGAATTTTTTTATCACGACGGGCACGTCAATGCTTACGGCCCTCGCTTTTGCAAGGAATCCCAAGTGGTTTTAGAACTCCTTAAATACTTGAGCTTTCCGTTACCTGGGAACCTTTTGCAGTTCTAAGTAACTTAGACTGCTTCTCCTTTTGCActgttttttaagtttttttgtaatataaataaataaaacaatcaaaagcagtagcaaaaacaGATTTTTCTTTCGTTGCTTAATTTCCTTATTGTTCTTGAACTAAAACCAAAATGCTTCGGAAGTTTCATTGGAAATGATGATCAAAACTTCTGTAAGTTCCTCTCTCCTATTGCCTTTCTGTAACTCTTCCCTCTCTCTCATCATCTTTCCCTTTCTGATACAAATAGCACAGGATATGCATCCAAGAAGGCAGATATCACTATGTTGCAGTTGCCTTTCGGCTCTATTTCTGATTTCTTCAGCTTACTTCTTCATTTGGAGTCAATTTATTGTCATAGATTATAGAGAGGTAAAAATATGTGTCATATATATGGTCCTGTCCATGGATTATAATTGAACGTGATGACCAAATCGTcgcaaattaatttttatgcatatatacacaTTGATATATTGTCACGTTTTCTTATTCAATCTTACTTATGAATATCCTCATGGACTTGAACTCTTTAACATGTCCGTCGTAATCTGAAGTTGACTGTTTCATGGGGATGGATCGATGAATATTCGACACAAAATACAATCTCTAAAGAGGCTACATGTCTGGTTTACCTCTTATATAGAACCTACTTACTCTTTTTTCTGCAATAAATATGGAGGAGCTCAGATGCGGTTGGTAGCtagtttttataaaaatctGGAAATGGGAATTATTTAAATCAAGATTATATcggaaaacaaaaagtttttcACGGACTatccccaatatatatatatatatatatatatatatatatatatttatgtgcatGATTAATAATTCAATATTGCTATGAGTTAGATTGAATCCAAGCCCCATGTAAGTGAACCGTTGCCTAGAGGGATTGTCAGCAGAACGCCTAACTCCAAAATGCAACCATTATGGGGGCCTCGAACGAAAAGGGTATGTAGTTTGAAACGCATGATTTAttgccaaatttcttttttataaaaggaatcaataaaaaaaatcgaaTGATTAATTGGAAGCATAGGTCTTTTTGTTTATAAATCTTGCTAATTATCTACTGGTATTTTGACCATATCTGATGGAAACTTAAAAGACACCAATTCGAAACCTTAATTTAACTAAAGATTTGGATAACAATATTTGAATTATGTCACAATTGATCGATGTTGCATTGAGATAGCATTTTTCAAAGAGTTGCAGTAGGATTTGTGTACTATAGTTTTTGGTTACCGTTTAAAAAAGACGCTTTACGAGAttaggataaaaaataataattaaacaaaaaaaaaaaaaaaaaaaaatacaacgtATAGagtttaattatcttttaatctAATGTTTGGATTTCAATTAATAActgaaattattttcattttggtggTGATGTTATTTTTATCGTCCATGCATTTTGTTGcataatttgaataataatacatatcCTCTGCTATTTGTATCAGAACCCAGAGTTACCGTCAAACTTACTGGCCATGGCAGTGGGAATAAAGCAGAAAGAAAGCGTAAACAAGATTGTAATGAAGGTGAAACCAACTTACTTTTTTAATCTGTTCACATTGTTTATAAATGTCTTTATTGGATTCAAATTATCTATTAATTTGTCTTCAATTTCGCAGTTTCTGTCAAGTAATTTTGTTGTGATGCTTTTCCATTACGATGGGAATGTGAATGAATGGAGGGATTTAGAATGGAGTAACCATGCCATCCACGTGTCCGCTAGTAATCAAACAAAGTGGTAGAGTCCCTTGCCTATAATATTTCTCTTCTTTGCTTTAGGATATTGATGTCTACTTGCTCTTTAATCTTTATTTAGCCATGtactaaaagaaaagaaaaaagaaatagctaATTGCAATTTTGTATCAAAGAATTGTATTTTGAACCACTAAGTTTAAAACCTTACAATTGAagcttttaaatttcaatttgtcaCAATTTAATCCAATCATCATTTTTGATTGACCCCATTAATGCAAGTCTAATCAAAAtgcaaatttatgaaattaaaaagtttaaattgctACAATTGAACAAAATTGCATTCTAACATTTATAAAAGTGGAAAAGGATTGTTAACCACTTAcaatctaaaaattaaattggataaaaatgtaacaaattgaaacttgaaaacctaaatttcaacattttaaatttgaaaatctaaaatataattCTCTAAAATCAGTGAATGCTAAATTGCATTTAACctactaaaaaattattttctactcttaaaaaagtaaatagtCAGATGAAATTGGCTTAGTTGGTAAACAATCCACTAGCAAAACTGGAAGGTCATGTGTTCAAAACAtcgaaataaaaaaagaaaaattattgtaaataatttttaaaaaaaaataatattgaccTTATTTAATTCTTTGGAAGGCAATGggagaatttatttataattgtcaACTATAAGAAAACCAAATTAAtgaatatacacacacacacacacaaacaaaacaaaacaaaaaaacataaacaaaacaaacaaataaaaaaaaaaacatgttttgGGTTTCTGTATTTGTACAAATGGTTAAGGGGGATCGATGATATTATCCtaatttccttttcaaaattaatttttattttatgccaAAGAATGTCCTAGTTTTATAGTGATACATAATTCGTTTGACATTACATTAGGTGGTTTGCAAAGCGATTCTTACATCCAGATATTGTTTCCGAATATGCTTACATATTCCTGTGGGATGAAGATCTTGgagttgaaaattttaatgttgGAAGGTAAAAATTTATACACCAATACATTTACGGTGtgatatgtgtatgtatattttgTTATTCTATGCAAGGTTTAATATACTCTTGTAAATCAAACTTCTTAAGTGTAAGCGAGGttctttcaataaaaaaaaaaaaaaaaaaaaaattgtgtaagCGAGGTTCAGGCTTTATCAGGTCCATTAATTGGTCGATTAAATTTTTCTCACCATTTAGTAAATTATGCTTCTGATTTATATCCGTTTATTCAAAGAATAAATCTTAATATTATATCCCATTTTAGCAATATTCTGCGACTTGATTTTTTTACGGTGCAGATACATACCAATTATAAAAGAAGAAGGGCTTGAGATATCACAGCCAGCACTTGATTCTGATAAATCTGAGGTGCATCATCTACTCACTGCCAGAGACCACAAATTAAAAGTGCACAGGTTTATGGGTTTCTCgttcttatatttttatagaaacCGTAGAAAGTTACCTGCaagattatttatataatatataaaagactgaccccaagggaaaaagaaaaaaaagaaaatctattattttttacaaaatataatatttgagtTCGGTGGGTTTTCAGTACGGTGTCCTCTGATACGGTTTTCACTCCACGTTATAGTTTCCATTcagtaaaacaattattattattattattattttttttttttttcggtagaGTTCGTTCAATAAAGttatatattatagtttataACTATATTTTGGTTAATCTGTACAACATTAACAGGAAGATTTTCAAGGTGATTGGTGGAAGAAAGTGTGACAAGAACAGCACAGAACCTCCATGTACAGGGTAGGGTAGAAATTTTGCATTCCATGGATTTTAGTGTTGGTACCAAGTTGTTTActattaatatgataaaataatgtcttattattttattaatttgtatttgaCCCTCTAAAAGTTCACTTATCATATTtagttaattgaaaatttttagtttCAGTCtgtcggttttttttttcttttttttttgggtgggtgaATAGTTTGTCAAATTAGTAGTGAACAAGGTTGTACCCCTATAACATTGATTTGTAACTCTCACTTCAAAAGTTATTCAAGTTTGAGAACTAAAACGCCATGATATTTATGTTCAGGTATTGAAAGTGTAAAACAATTATAGTTTAAAGCGTTCAGTCAGCAAATATTTTTGTGTGTTGCAAGTACTCTCTCATGAGCTGAAACATTTCTAGCTATTTAGTTTGGAATAAAGACGAtgcaaaaatgatgaaaataacGTGACAGGTGGGTAGAGATGATGGCCGCTGTTTTCTCATTGGCATCATGGCGCTGTACATGGCATATTATTCAGGTATCATGTACCTTAATTACTTCTAGGGAGGTTCTCTTTTTGGACCTCTAGGGAAATTATTCGGTATGAGTTTACCACGTTAGCTAAATACCCGACCATTCAACTATATggcattattataaatataaaatatgatacattatttatgttaattttaaaatttaatataattaaacttcaaattaataagttattgattattaaattaattttcttgtttggcccatttactaatatatttagtttctttttctaaaaaaaataattatatcattCACTTTATtgtatgcaaatatatatatatatatatatatcatttttatttaaattttattttaaaaaataacaaaatatatttcatccaaaaatatttaaaaatcgtTATTATTCATTTCATACTCCATacaatatagataaatatatatatatatatatatataaactttaaaaaatgttattttatatttcatattccATCCGATATATACACAAATACTTTTGAGcttaatatgataaattaagAGAGCTTAATATGATCAAATGAGAGAggaatatcttttattttataaatatgtatatgctTATACCAATTTTCCCaaaatgcttataaaaataaagcaacagtatatataattttttattattattattattatttttttagattatttGAGAAATAAGATgaataagataattttttttgaagaaaattaaatttattaataaattcatattaaagaaattgattttttttttatgaaatattaaaggaatttaatttgttaacaaataacttaccaatttaaaatttaattatattaaattttaaaaatataaatgatatgTCATATTTGATGAATTAACATAACATAATTGGATGGATCTATGGCTGATATGATAGATCCGTCCTACCGAATAATTTCTCAGTTCTTACTTACGTTTAAAATGTTCCGttttatatccatatataaacaGGATAAACCACATCCAAGAAAGTAATTCAGTATAATGCATACCTTTTCAATATGCACGTCTTAGACTGGATGGTTAAggaaaatctacatcattaatAAATTCAATGATAAAAAATCTAACATCTTACTGAATTATTTATTGTGGTTTCTATCAATTAGATCTCTCATTAATTATTTCCATTTATATGATCATTACTacttctttatatttttctttttgttgataTCATTGACAGAATGACTTGGTTCATGCATGGGGGCTAGATTTCCAGCTTGGTTATTGTGCACAGGCAAAATTCCAATCTCTAGACTctgaataacttttttttttccccctaaattATTCTCTTGAACATGTACTtttaacatttaatttaaaGCAAATCTTTACAGGGTGATCGAACCAAAAACATTGGAATTGTGGATTCTGAGTATGTAGTTCATTATGGTCTTCCTACGCTGGCAGGATTGGCAGCAAATGAGGTTAGAAACTTTAACAGACTAAACAAAAATCTACAAATCACTTGGCTTGAAGTTTTTATGTGCATATGTAAGGCTTAGAACGATGCTAAATAAGCCCTACTATTAGCAAGCAGTTGAATGAAATTGTATGGTATGCTTCTCACAGGCATGCCATATAATCACTCAGAGACACATCATACAGGTATGTTTGttcatatataacatatattatatatggataAAACCTAAGTTTTCTACTTGCATGTATGTCAAaacaatttatgcaatttttatttttactcacCGATGATGAAAATCACAAATACAGACAAATGCTGGAGTTCCAGATCGAGCCACTAAAAATGTAAACTTGCCCAATTCAGAACAATTGGTACACATTTGAAACCAAATGTCTCGGTTATGATTTACTTGTCTAAATTGCTAAATGATACCTTGAAATTTGCAGGCAAAGTCACATTCCATCCATGAGTCTGATGCTAGATCTCAGGCATATGCCATAATGAATTTCTCTGCAGCCATTTTGGAGACACATATCCTATGCAATCCCAAACTTTTACATACAgttcacatacatacatatataggcTTCAGCAAATAACCAGTGATCATATTTTGATTAATCCTTTAATTTCTTTGATTCATTCTTCTTGCATATAAATTGGGCAGGTGAGAAAGCAATCCTTTATTGAATTAGAGATCTTTAAGAATAGATGGAAAAAGGCAGTTAGAGAGGATGATTGCTGGAGTGATCCATATCAAAAGCCATAGCCaagcaaataaaaaagaggGAGGCTGTTTATAAGCTTCTTGTTATGTCAAccaattttctgaaaatttaacAGTTCCATTACCCAGttcaattctagatagaaaaaTTGGGAATGTATTTTCTCTGTCCTAGTAAAAAATATTGGACGTATAACAAACAAGATTTAACAGAATGTTCATTTACCAATTATTTAACAAATACAGTATAGCAGCTAGTAGCTACTTATAGCATAAAGTACAGCGTAGCCAATTATCATAGAAACCTTTATAATTTCTTTGGTTAAATTATCTTGATTTATGTGCGCTCGACAATATATTccctatctttttaaaaaataaaaaataaaactatttattCCATGACAGAAAAGTATCATAAAATTGACCTCCCTTTGCTAATGATCCCAGATATAAGTTGTCCAAGTTCTTCACCACAATCCTCTTGCACATGATGCCCAGCCTACAAAATCCAATGAATAAATTGCACCATTTTCTAAAACCAAGAACCTAAAACAAATGAATGAAGGTTAGAAtagcaataataaataattatacttTGTAACAACCAATGTCTACATTGATAAAATAGCACTTTAAAGATGTGGATGCACAATATAGCATATTCTTTAGAAGACAAGAGGGCGGAAAGGAAACCAGAAGCAAGaagcatatgaataaaatatggcCAATGTAGTGcagaaaaataagaataacaagATACAacttaaagaaatattttaaagcTTTGCAGAATGCATGcacaatgaaaaaattaattggtGCATGCAATTTGTATTTCACATGCATGTATTCATCTGCATGAAAACTTCTAAGGGCAAAGAATTGGTATAGTTAAAGCCTCTCAATGTATGTTCATGCATAAGAGAGAATAGTAGATACTGAAGGAATTTCAAGAAGCTTATGGCTTGAATCCTTGCAGAAATCTTCAACCCCATCAAAGGCCAACCAGCGATCTCTTTTGCCCCAGCATACTGTAGTTTTTACTTTCCAACTTTTATCCTGTAGAATCATCCTCATTTCTTCTACGTATTTCTGCCATGTAAAGCACCACACCAAAGaacaattaagaaataaaatctAGAGATAAATTATCTTTCGTGTGGTACAACAACACCGCCATcccaattataaaaaataataataataataataataataattaattaattaaaaaaattaaattattaaattattaaaattaaaaattaaaaaaatataaataaaaataataataaaaagaagaagaagaaataagcTAGTCCAGAATTCAAGAAACAGTTACCACATAACAACTGTGAAGACACCATATTTTTTGCGTGTGTACATATGAGCACAAGAAAAAATTAGAGTGCAGAGTTGATCATTAGCATCCCTCAAACTTGCATAAAGTAGCGATCAATACCGTTGACTTACCAGAAGGATTTCATTTATGAAGAGATAGTGGATTTAAACCCAGGACTTGGTAGCAGTGAGTTGACAGATAAACCAATTCAGAAATTATTTCATGAAGCgattaattacaaatttttttccatCCAAGTGGATTTCACGCTTGACATAAAGAAGTGCAGCTATAGGAATCCTTAGTAGAGAGATTTGAATTATGAGGTAAGTCAGATTCTTCACACAGGGTAGTTATATTTGAAGGACCATAATTTTGGAAAAGCCATTCTCCTAAGCAATTGCTTTTTGTGGATAATGGCTTATCTTAGGTGAGCAGAAACCTGTAGTAAGCTAATTCTGGTACAAAATTTTCTTATGGTTCTATAAAATGCAAGGGACCAGCcctcatttttcaaactctTCTGGGCATTATACCTGATCTATATACTGTAATACAATGACATCAAGCCATGTTTGCAATGAGCAAAAACTTAATTAAATAGACAAGAATTAACGAAAAGGTTCACCTTCAACTCCTTCCTCATGGACCTGCTAATTGCATTTAAAGCGAATCCTGATGAACCAGATGTGAGGTATGGTCTTCTATAAACCATTGCATCATCTTCTTTCATTTTGTAAGGACCACAACTTGTCAAGGCTTTATCACTAGCCCTTATAGGATCCTAGTTAAGCATAGTATAAAGTCATTTAATTATGTTAAccataatattaatttcaaGAGCAACTAAACATTTACTATGATTTAAGGATTTTGATCAAGTGGGCTTTGTAGCTCACAATATGGTAGGCTACATTAATGTGGCACAATATTAAATGGGGGTAAACAaggaaatacaaaaatttaatacttAGTGTATCCCTTGTTATCATCAGGCCCCCCCATGTTTTGCTGATTCCACCCTTTTATAGTCCACCATAATGTGAGCTATAAAGCCCACCAAATTAGAGCtgtattattgaaataatataaaaacagacaaacacacacacacacacacacacacacacacacacacacatatgctGCAAAGACACATCCATAATGATGCACATAGAGCAAACGAAAACATCAATTTAGTAAAACAACTTGTAAAAGAACCATCCTACCTGAGAAAATATTTCACCTAATAAGAAGTTACTGAATATGGACAAAGTTGAAGGAAGACTTGAATGCTTCGCTGTTAGCTTAATAAAACAAGATAAGCACCATGTTACATTAGATGCTACTCTCaattgtgggaaaaaaaaaaaaaaaatgaagatgtaCATCACACTCATAAGTCAGAGCATATCTGAATGCAATATTTACATTTGCATGCATCATttactaaaatgaaaaaataaaaataaaaataaaaataaaaaagaaaagaaaagaaaaaaggaaaaggacatCTTATAGTTTGGAACCAAGGAAGATGAAATAGAAAACTCAACCAAGCATTTGAACCAACTCATACCCATCCCCCGACTTTCCATGTGACAGAAGAGTTTAGGGACTATTTTCATCCTTGTTGGTTGTTGCCAGTAGTTGTTAACCTCaaacaggaaaaaaattaatttatataacatcTCTTGCATAAGAAAAGTCCTAAGAGTAGGtcattaaataattatcaagTCAATAAGCAGCAGTTGACCTACTCTTAGGACTTTTCTTATGCAAGAGAtgttataaaatcataaaaatccTATATCAATGTGTTTGTGCCATTGGATAAACACGATCTAACCACAATAATAGAAAAAAGGTgcttgcaaaataaaaataagaaaataataattaatgaaaggAACCTGACAAGTTTACAGAGAACTCATACAGGAGGATTGACGAGTATTAAATCATTATGCTTTTCCTGATGATTGCTCACATATTTAACAACAACTGGTGCAAAGTATCCCTGAGAAGAACACAAAATACATAAGATACTTCAAGTTCAATACAGATTATTTAATGTTGAGTGATATAACCTCACTTATAAATTCACCAaaagaggattttttttttttttttaattaaataggaaaatataCCTGAACCACAAGTGAGACCTTGTCAAGAGCAACTTCATTAATAAAAGACTCCAAGGATGACACATACTCTGACAGCCAAAATAAGTTTTCAATCAACAAAATGTTATATCTTCTTGAAACAATATGACtaaaaattatacaaacaaCTTTCTGGTTTTATctacaaaaaccaaaataacaaTTACCATTTAGAGTGTAGTCAAAGCCATATCCAGGTTGAGGCTTATCTGAAAATCCAAAGCCTGTAGTGTCAGAGAAAATATCATGAATTTTCCATCATGACAAAGAGTTGGTTAGAATCATATCAAAATAAGAAATCTAACAAATAGAGCAATACTTAACTAAAAcaacaaacataaataataaagtgtatatataaataggcATATGTACTGTATGAACAGCAGACACATTCtaatattgtaaatttgtaatatGCTTATCAAATACAACATCAGATGAGAGAAGAAGTTTTACGAAATGAACAAAAACTTATAACAAGTCAGAAAACTAAGAAGTTTTACAAAATGAACAAAAACTAATGACAAGTTCAAACTATTCCatagtcaaaaataaaaaataaataaataaatccttcACAAGAGATAAATTTCTATATAGAGCTAATAAACTTCTACATGAAATATAATCTGATTGTGTTTCCTACTGTTTCCCCCTTGTTTCCTttgatgttaaagaaaaataagcaGAAAGACAACACTGTAATAGCAcaatccattttatttttatcaactcTTTTGAAATTTCTTGAAACCAAAGATTTCCTTCCAAAATTCTGTGTAACCATCTACTGATAGATGCTACTGTTTCACCATCTGCGCAAAGACACTTCTTTTTTCATATGCTAGAAGTCTTTAATATTAGTGTGGGGTTATTCTATTAACATCTACTTCTGAAGCACAGACTTTTTTCCAGCATAGGCTAGTAAACTTGCAAATTTACAATTGAcgtgaaaaagacaaaaaaaaaaaaaaaaacatatggagagagagagtacaTATTCTAATAGCATTCTGAAAAATAAGTGTGCCTACTGATGTACTATTTTGCTAAAGATATGCAACAGTGCATAAATACCAAAGGCATTCTCCATAGAAATGAGAAATCGCAATAGCTGATTTTCGCTT
This genomic interval carries:
- the LOC107413746 gene encoding uncharacterized protein LOC107413746, whose amino-acid sequence is MQPLWGPRTKRNPELPSNLLAMAVGIKQKESVNKIVMKFLSSNFVVMLFHYDGNVNEWRDLEWSNHAIHVSASNQTKWWFAKRFLHPDIVSEYAYIFLWDEDLGVENFNVGRYIPIIKEEGLEISQPALDSDKSEVHHLLTARDHKLKVHRKIFKVIGGRKCDKNSTEPPCTGWVEMMAAVFSLASWRCTWHIIQNDLVHAWGLDFQLGYCAQGDRTKNIGIVDSEYVVHYGLPTLAGLAANEVRNFNRLNKNLQITWLEVRKQSFIELEIFKNRWKKAVREDDCWSDPYQKP
- the LOC107413753 gene encoding uncharacterized protein LOC107413753 isoform X3, which codes for MAIPSQQLLQCLIHTCIPSSFSLHGGPLQSTVTKCPKKRLTFSCRSSASDDRQDDDYLIDAPVSVGDGFSFTGGKYSDGPNPSDEWFKQGKMAKDPIFGLTMGVGSQAPPDLFRWFCVERGSADNPSVILVHGFPSQAYSYRKVLPMLSADYHTIAFDWLGFGFSDKPQPGYGFDYTLNEYVSSLESFINEVALDKVSLVVQGYFAPVVVKYVSNHQEKHNDLILVNPPLTAKHSSLPSTLSIFSNFLLGEIFSQDPIRASDKALTSCGPYKMKEDDAMVYRRPYLTSGSSGFALNAISRSMRKELKKYVEEMRMILQDKSWKVKTTVCWGKRDRWLAFDGVEDFCKDSSHKLLEIPSVLGFRKWCNLFIGFCRLGIMCKRIVVKNLDNLYLGSLAKGGQFYDTFLSWNK
- the LOC107413753 gene encoding uncharacterized protein LOC107413753 isoform X5, producing the protein MAIPSQQLLQCLIHTCIPSSFSLHGGPLQSTVTKCPKKRLTFSCRSSASDDRQDDDYLIDAPVSVGDGFSFTGGKYSDGPNPSDEWFKQGKMVKAHSVGGSGGKAKDPIFGLTMGVGSQAPPDLFRWFCVERGSADNPSVILVHGFPSQAYSYRKVLPMLSADYHTIAFDWLGFGFSDKPQPGYGFDYTLNEYVSSLESFINEVALDKVSLVVQGYFAPVVVKYVSNHQEKHNDLILVNPPDPIRASDKALTSCGPYKMKEDDAMVYRRPYLTSGSSGFALNAISRSMRKELKKYVEEMRMILQDKSWKVKTTVCWGKRDRWLAFDGVEDFCKDSSHKLLEIPSVLGFRKWCNLFIGFCRLGIMCKRIVVKNLDNLYLGSLAKGGQFYDTFLSWNK
- the LOC107413753 gene encoding uncharacterized protein LOC107413753 isoform X1, with the translated sequence MAIPSQQLLQCLIHTCIPSSFSLHGGPLQSTVTKCPKKRLTFSCRSSASDDRQDDDYLIDAPVSVGDGFSFTGGKYSDGPNPSDEWFKQGKMVKAHSVGGSGGKAKDPIFGLTMGVGSQAPPDLFRWFCVERGSADNPSVILVHGFPSQAYSYRKVLPMLSADYHTIAFDWLGFGFSDKPQPGYGFDYTLNEYVSSLESFINEVALDKVSLVVQGYFAPVVVKYVSNHQEKHNDLILVNPPLTAKHSSLPSTLSIFSNFLLGEIFSQDPIRASDKALTSCGPYKMKEDDAMVYRRPYLTSGSSGFALNAISRSMRKELKKYVEEMRMILQDKSWKVKTTVCWGKRDRWLAFDGVEDFCKDSSHKLLEIPSVLGFRKWCNLFIGFCRLGIMCKRIVVKNLDNLYLGSLAKGGQFYDTFLSWNK
- the LOC107413753 gene encoding uncharacterized protein LOC107413753 isoform X2 yields the protein MAIPSQQLLQCLIHTCIPSSFSLHGGPLQSTVTKCPKKRLTFSCRSSASDDRQDDDYLIDAPVSVGDGFSFTGGKYSDGPNPSDEWFKQGKMVKAHSVGGSGGKAKDPIFGLTMGVGSQAPPDLFRWFCVERGSADNPSVILVHGFPSQAYSYRKVLPMLSADYHTIAFDWLDKPQPGYGFDYTLNEYVSSLESFINEVALDKVSLVVQGYFAPVVVKYVSNHQEKHNDLILVNPPLTAKHSSLPSTLSIFSNFLLGEIFSQDPIRASDKALTSCGPYKMKEDDAMVYRRPYLTSGSSGFALNAISRSMRKELKKYVEEMRMILQDKSWKVKTTVCWGKRDRWLAFDGVEDFCKDSSHKLLEIPSVLGFRKWCNLFIGFCRLGIMCKRIVVKNLDNLYLGSLAKGGQFYDTFLSWNK
- the LOC107413753 gene encoding uncharacterized hydrolase YNR064C isoform X4 encodes the protein MAIPSQQLLQCLIHTCIPSSFSLHGGPLQSTVTKCPKKRLTFSCRSSASDDRQDDDYLIDAPVSVGDGFSFTGGKYSDGPNPSDEWFKQGKMVKAHSVGGSGGKAKDPIFGLTMGVGSQAPPDLFRWFCVERGSADNPSVILVHGFPSQAYSYRKVLPMLSADYHTIAFDWLGFGFSDKPQPGYGFDYTLNEYVSSLESFINEVALDKVSLVVQGYFAPVVVKYVSNHQEKHNDLILVNPPLTAKHSSLPSTLSIFSNFLLGEIFSQDPIRASDKALTSCGPYKMKEDDAMVYRRPYLTSGSSGFALNAISRSMRKELKKYVEEMRMILQDKSWKVKTTVCWGKRDRWLAFDGVEDFCKDSSHKLLEIPSAGHHVQEDCGEELGQLISGIISKGRSIL